The Armatimonadota bacterium genome has a segment encoding these proteins:
- a CDS encoding NADH-quinone oxidoreductase subunit M — MNTGVPWLSLITFTPLLGAVIIMALPRENKMLIRRVALAFALISLGCVVGALMAFNTRASGVMQLTEVHEWVPGLKAFYKMGIDGLSLPLVVLTGVLMPLCIIYSYRIEERVKEYMALFLLLAVGMYGTFLALDFFLFYVFWEIGLVPMYFIIGIWGGKNKAYASIKFFLYTLAGSVLMLLTIISLRLQCGTFDILELSKLHPYAKSGTELLAWFGLFIAFAIKVPMFPFHTWLPDAHTEAPTAGSVILAGVLLKLGGYGIIRIVMPMLPNACHTMAWWVFLMGVIGVVYGAFCAMAQTDFKRLIAYTSVNHMGYMMMGIGAAMAAIPAKYAVGSAEYNALVAAKNLALQGALWQMITHGVVTGALFFLVGVVYDRMTHTRDLSAYGGLGEVVPQYSFYFTVCAFASLGLPSLAGFVSELMCFVGSFRVFPGLTSFAVIGLIVTAALFLRTVEKLLLGPLNPKWKDIKDMEAREHWSLGPLLAATIVLGVYPYFALKVVGPATDNVVQSIAQDTGPGVPVAGSNG, encoded by the coding sequence TTGAACACTGGAGTGCCTTGGCTCTCACTAATAACGTTTACGCCGTTGCTTGGCGCGGTCATCATCATGGCGCTTCCGCGCGAGAACAAAATGCTGATCCGTCGCGTGGCGCTGGCGTTCGCGCTGATATCGCTGGGGTGCGTGGTCGGTGCTCTGATGGCATTCAACACCCGCGCGAGCGGCGTCATGCAATTGACGGAAGTGCACGAATGGGTTCCCGGCCTGAAGGCGTTCTACAAAATGGGCATCGACGGCCTCAGCCTGCCGCTGGTCGTGCTCACGGGCGTTCTGATGCCTTTATGCATTATCTACAGCTACCGCATCGAAGAGCGTGTCAAGGAATACATGGCGCTCTTTCTCCTGCTGGCGGTCGGCATGTACGGAACGTTCCTGGCGCTGGATTTCTTCCTGTTCTACGTGTTCTGGGAAATCGGCCTGGTCCCGATGTACTTCATCATCGGGATATGGGGCGGCAAGAACAAGGCTTACGCGAGCATCAAGTTCTTCCTGTACACGTTGGCCGGCTCAGTGCTGATGCTGCTGACGATCATCAGTCTCCGGCTGCAGTGCGGCACTTTTGACATTCTCGAACTCTCCAAACTGCACCCGTACGCCAAATCAGGCACGGAACTGCTGGCCTGGTTCGGACTGTTCATCGCATTCGCGATCAAGGTGCCGATGTTCCCGTTCCATACGTGGCTCCCGGATGCCCACACCGAAGCGCCGACCGCGGGCTCCGTCATCCTGGCCGGCGTCCTGCTGAAACTCGGCGGGTACGGCATCATCCGCATCGTCATGCCGATGCTGCCGAACGCGTGCCACACAATGGCGTGGTGGGTGTTCCTCATGGGCGTTATCGGCGTGGTGTACGGCGCCTTCTGCGCGATGGCCCAGACCGACTTCAAGCGGCTCATCGCCTACACGTCGGTAAATCACATGGGTTACATGATGATGGGCATCGGCGCAGCGATGGCGGCGATCCCGGCCAAATACGCCGTGGGAAGCGCCGAGTACAACGCTTTGGTCGCGGCTAAGAACCTGGCCCTTCAGGGTGCGCTGTGGCAGATGATCACCCACGGAGTCGTGACGGGCGCACTCTTCTTCCTCGTCGGTGTAGTCTACGACCGCATGACGCACACGCGCGATCTCTCCGCTTACGGGGGGCTCGGTGAGGTGGTGCCGCAGTATTCCTTCTACTTCACGGTCTGCGCGTTTGCATCGCTCGGCCTTCCCAGCCTCGCGGGGTTTGTGAGCGAGCTGATGTGCTTCGTAGGCTCCTTCCGCGTTTTCCCTGGCCTCACGTCGTTCGCGGTGATCGGGCTTATCGTCACAGCAGCGCTGTTCCTTCGCACCGTGGAGAAACTGCTTCTCGGTCCGCTCAATCCGAAGTGGAAGGACATCAAGGACATGGAGGCCCGGGAGCACTGGTCTCTGGGACCACTGCTGGCCGCGACGATTGTGCTGGGTGTCTATCCGTACTTCGCGCTGAAGGTTGTGGGGCCGGCGACAGACAACGTGGTGCAATCAATCGCGCAGGACACGGGCCCGGGCGTGCCGGTTGCGGGGTCAAACGGCTGA
- a CDS encoding Gfo/Idh/MocA family oxidoreductase, with amino-acid sequence MVVRVGLLSAAHVHAGSYASSLNALPNVEFVGVWDDDVARGKAAADGWNTAFYADLETLLSADLNAVIITAENVQHAPLTRAAAAHKLAVLCEKPLALSVADGEAMIFACREAGVPLMTAFPCRFSPVALRLKATIDSGAIGKVQAIKGTNRGRNPGSWFNDLAKAGGGAVIDHTVHVADLIHWLTGDRASTVFAEVDNSFHHKDFDDAGTMLIRYESGMFATLDCSWSRPKSYPTWGDVTLEIIGEKGSVYGDLFAQHFRVYSEETGRMDEAPWCDNIDLAMVKAFVEAVESGKPVPVTGEDGLAAVKVAFGAYASAKSGAATRAS; translated from the coding sequence ATGGTGGTTAGAGTTGGCTTGTTGAGTGCGGCGCACGTTCATGCCGGGAGTTACGCGAGCAGTCTGAACGCCCTGCCGAACGTGGAGTTCGTTGGCGTTTGGGACGACGATGTCGCGCGCGGCAAGGCAGCGGCGGACGGTTGGAACACAGCGTTCTATGCCGATCTGGAAACGCTGTTAAGCGCAGACCTGAACGCGGTCATCATCACCGCGGAGAATGTGCAGCACGCGCCGCTGACGAGAGCGGCCGCCGCCCACAAGTTGGCCGTCTTGTGCGAGAAGCCGCTCGCGTTGTCCGTTGCAGACGGCGAGGCCATGATCTTTGCCTGCCGCGAAGCGGGGGTACCGCTGATGACGGCGTTCCCGTGCCGTTTCAGCCCGGTTGCCTTGCGCCTGAAGGCCACCATCGATTCCGGCGCCATCGGCAAGGTGCAGGCGATCAAAGGCACCAATCGGGGACGCAACCCGGGATCGTGGTTCAACGACCTGGCCAAGGCCGGTGGCGGCGCCGTGATCGACCATACGGTTCACGTGGCCGATCTGATCCACTGGCTCACCGGCGACAGGGCGTCCACCGTGTTCGCCGAAGTGGACAATTCGTTCCATCACAAGGATTTCGACGATGCCGGCACCATGCTGATCCGTTACGAATCCGGTATGTTCGCCACCCTCGATTGCTCGTGGTCTCGGCCAAAATCCTACCCCACGTGGGGAGATGTGACTCTGGAGATCATCGGCGAAAAGGGATCTGTCTATGGCGACCTCTTCGCCCAGCATTTCCGGGTATACTCCGAGGAAACCGGCCGCATGGATGAGGCGCCGTGGTGCGACAATATCGACCTCGCGATGGTGAAAGCATTCGTGGAAGCGGTGGAATCCGGCAAACCTGTGCCCGTGACGGGCGAGGACGGCCTGGCGGCGGTCAAGGTGGCGTTTGGCGCCTACGCCAGCGCGAAGTCTGGAGCGGCGACGCGGGCATCATAA
- a CDS encoding NADH-quinone oxidoreductase subunit N, whose translation MSPFNSYTLMAPEIILTLVAVILLLVAVFTGSPNSRVNRAVPLLTVLGLGAALASVVWLATSCAAVGQDVDHGGHLRVDMLSLLFKGIAITATMVVVAMAFEYSRRFSSPGEFYGLIVFTTLAVSLLCSAADLVTIYLSMEFLSITSYAMAGYYRENARSNEAALKYFLYGALNSALMLYGISLLYGLSATGMPGSVASTNLSTVIRAVCSQPPTPLLLAAVVFVLSGFLFKVSAVPFHQWAPDTYEGAPTPFTAFLSVASKIGGLAVLVRVVASVFLVPNLATGDYTLASLTAMLIAIVAGLSMVVGNVVAMHQRDIKRMLAYSGIGQVGYMLVAVAAMTGGNSDKGLQALLIYAVTYLFMNLGAFGVVTAINNRLNSSDLDDYAGLAQRNLPLASAMAVFMLSLAGIPPMAGWFGKYYIFFAAIDPSLHGVFSGGAWNATDILALVLVVNSVIAAYYYLNVIKRMFFDEPQVTTAVPVGRTLRAGIVASMAITLFLGALPLWLYSVVTQNATFRPDEAKPAISQRK comes from the coding sequence ATGTCTCCTTTCAATAGTTATACACTGATGGCTCCGGAGATCATCCTCACGCTTGTGGCGGTGATACTCCTCCTGGTGGCTGTGTTCACCGGTTCGCCGAATTCGCGCGTCAATCGCGCGGTCCCGCTCCTGACGGTGCTTGGCCTCGGCGCCGCGCTGGCGTCGGTGGTATGGCTGGCGACCTCGTGCGCGGCAGTCGGCCAGGATGTGGATCACGGCGGCCACCTGCGCGTGGACATGCTGAGCCTGCTCTTCAAGGGCATTGCGATCACGGCCACGATGGTTGTGGTGGCGATGGCGTTCGAGTACAGCCGCCGGTTCTCGTCCCCTGGCGAGTTTTACGGCCTGATCGTTTTCACAACGCTGGCGGTATCGCTGCTATGCAGCGCTGCCGACCTTGTGACCATCTACCTGAGCATGGAGTTCCTGAGCATCACGTCGTACGCGATGGCGGGATATTACCGGGAGAACGCGCGCAGCAACGAAGCGGCTCTGAAGTACTTCCTGTACGGCGCCCTCAATTCCGCGCTGATGCTTTACGGCATATCGCTTCTCTATGGCCTGAGCGCCACCGGAATGCCCGGCAGCGTGGCCAGCACCAACCTCAGCACGGTTATCCGCGCCGTCTGCTCCCAACCGCCGACACCGCTTCTGCTTGCCGCCGTCGTGTTCGTTCTGTCAGGTTTCCTGTTCAAGGTGTCCGCGGTCCCATTCCACCAATGGGCGCCGGACACATATGAGGGCGCGCCGACGCCATTCACGGCGTTCCTGAGCGTTGCCTCGAAGATCGGCGGGCTTGCGGTGCTGGTCCGCGTTGTGGCGAGCGTTTTCCTGGTCCCAAATCTCGCAACGGGCGATTACACGCTCGCCAGCCTCACCGCTATGCTGATTGCGATCGTCGCAGGATTGAGCATGGTCGTCGGCAACGTCGTCGCGATGCATCAGCGCGACATCAAGCGCATGCTTGCGTACTCAGGTATCGGTCAGGTGGGCTATATGCTGGTGGCTGTGGCCGCGATGACGGGCGGGAACTCCGACAAAGGGCTGCAGGCGCTTCTCATCTACGCGGTGACCTACCTCTTCATGAACCTCGGCGCGTTCGGTGTGGTGACGGCGATTAACAACCGGCTGAACTCATCGGATCTGGACGATTATGCCGGACTGGCGCAACGCAACCTGCCCCTCGCGTCCGCGATGGCGGTGTTCATGCTCAGCCTGGCCGGTATTCCGCCCATGGCCGGTTGGTTTGGGAAGTACTATATATTCTTCGCGGCGATCGACCCAAGCCTTCACGGAGTTTTCTCCGGGGGCGCGTGGAACGCCACCGATATTCTGGCGCTGGTCCTCGTTGTGAATTCGGTCATCGCGGCGTACTACTATTTGAACGTCATCAAGCGCATGTTCTTCGACGAGCCGCAGGTTACGACCGCTGTGCCGGTCGGGCGCACGCTACGGGCCGGTATCGTTGCGTCGATGGCGATCACCCTGTTCCTCGGGGCGTTGCCGCTGTGGCTGTACAGCGTTGTGACCCAGAATGCCACGTTCCGCCCGGACGAAGCGAAGCCGGCGATCTCTCAACGCAAGTAG
- a CDS encoding aldo/keto reductase: protein MEYRRLGRSGLRVSPLCLGTMNFGPFASEEDSHAIMDHALELGINYFDTADVYGRKPGEGITEQIVGTWFAGGGDRREKTVIATKVYGGMAPLEWPNSARLSKRHIIGACEASLKRLQTDRIDIYQMHHIDRETPWDEVWEAFEMLVHQGKVLYAGSSNFAGWHIAQASEAARSRHFLGLVSEQSLYNLSARTVELEVLPACQAYGLGVIAWSPLGGGFLAGALRKASEGRRSAEHTLKRIDDNRPQLEKWEALCADLGEHPADVALAWLLNNPAVTAPIIGPRTMDQFTGALHSLEIKLSQETLTKLDAIFPGPGGAAPEAYAW from the coding sequence ATGGAGTATCGCAGACTCGGTCGAAGCGGACTGCGTGTCAGCCCGCTTTGCCTCGGCACCATGAATTTCGGCCCGTTTGCGTCCGAAGAGGACAGTCACGCCATCATGGACCACGCCCTGGAACTCGGCATCAACTATTTTGACACCGCCGACGTCTACGGCCGAAAGCCGGGCGAAGGCATCACGGAGCAGATTGTCGGGACATGGTTCGCCGGCGGAGGCGACCGGCGCGAGAAAACCGTCATCGCCACGAAAGTGTACGGAGGTATGGCACCGCTCGAATGGCCCAACTCCGCGCGCCTGTCCAAACGCCACATCATCGGCGCGTGCGAAGCCAGCCTCAAACGCCTTCAGACCGACCGTATCGACATCTACCAGATGCACCACATCGACCGCGAAACCCCATGGGACGAGGTCTGGGAGGCGTTCGAGATGCTCGTCCACCAGGGAAAGGTCCTCTACGCGGGGAGCAGCAATTTCGCCGGGTGGCACATCGCGCAGGCTTCAGAGGCCGCCAGGTCCCGGCATTTCCTCGGCCTCGTCTCCGAACAGAGCCTCTACAATCTGTCCGCCCGCACGGTGGAGCTCGAAGTCCTGCCTGCATGCCAGGCGTATGGCCTGGGCGTGATCGCATGGAGCCCGCTTGGCGGCGGATTCCTCGCCGGAGCACTGAGAAAAGCCTCGGAAGGGCGACGATCCGCGGAGCATACCCTGAAGCGGATTGACGATAACCGGCCGCAGTTGGAAAAGTGGGAAGCGCTGTGCGCCGACCTTGGCGAGCATCCGGCCGACGTGGCTCTGGCCTGGCTGTTGAACAATCCCGCCGTAACGGCTCCGATCATCGGTCCGCGCACGATGGATCAGTTCACCGGCGCACTGCATTCGCTGGAGATCAAACTGTCGCAGGAAACGCTTACAAAGCTGGACGCAATATTCCCCGGCCCCGGCGGAGCGGCGCCCGAAGCGTACGCATGGTAA
- a CDS encoding RNA-binding protein, translating into MSKRLYVGNLSYETRESDLQTAFQPYGVTDIHMPTDSMSGRPRGFAFVTVEDNQAAQAISDWEGKDLQGRTLTVNEAKPREERSGGGGRSSYGGGGGYGGGSGGGGGRSGGGRSSGGGGRSSGW; encoded by the coding sequence ATGAGTAAACGGCTTTACGTGGGCAACCTGTCCTACGAAACGCGCGAATCTGATCTGCAGACGGCTTTCCAGCCGTACGGCGTCACCGACATCCACATGCCCACAGACAGCATGTCCGGCCGCCCGCGCGGATTTGCGTTTGTCACGGTTGAAGACAACCAGGCCGCCCAGGCCATCTCGGATTGGGAAGGCAAGGACCTCCAGGGTCGCACGCTGACCGTTAACGAAGCCAAGCCGCGCGAAGAGCGCAGCGGTGGCGGCGGACGTTCCAGCTACGGCGGCGGTGGCGGCTACGGTGGCGGCAGCGGCGGCGGCGGCGGACGCAGTGGTGGCGGACGCAGCAGCGGTGGCGGCGGTCGCAGCAGCGGCTGGTAA
- a CDS encoding PEP-CTERM sorting domain-containing protein, with protein MSRFAALILLGTIALVSAGASSPVQTVAIDAVYSGTAGWHVLSWPRSSFGASTENASAPSGLTTAYFSSEGFVNIFGNLEYSQAGDLGGVSLYGTNGDVLAALYTLSAQGTAYRYGGSFTITHGGGRFVGATGRGTFLLEAGEYKRNQYGGFEAPATLTIRGKVNAPAIPEPGTLTLIASSLPGLAGLALRKQRAVVSR; from the coding sequence GTGAGCAGATTCGCTGCACTCATCCTTCTTGGGACGATTGCGCTGGTTTCTGCCGGCGCTTCCTCCCCGGTTCAGACTGTCGCCATCGACGCCGTATACTCCGGCACTGCTGGCTGGCACGTGCTCTCCTGGCCCAGATCCTCGTTCGGCGCGTCGACCGAGAACGCGTCTGCGCCGTCCGGCCTCACTACCGCCTATTTCTCTAGCGAGGGGTTCGTCAACATATTTGGGAATCTAGAGTATTCGCAAGCGGGCGACCTCGGAGGCGTCAGCCTGTACGGAACCAATGGGGACGTGTTGGCTGCGCTCTATACCCTCTCCGCGCAAGGCACCGCATATCGCTACGGTGGGAGTTTCACCATCACCCATGGAGGGGGTCGCTTTGTCGGGGCTACCGGCAGGGGAACGTTTCTTCTGGAAGCGGGCGAGTACAAGCGGAACCAGTACGGTGGATTCGAGGCTCCCGCGACCCTGACGATTCGAGGAAAAGTCAATGCGCCGGCAATACCAGAGCCCGGAACATTAACGCTTATCGCCTCATCGCTACCAGGCCTGGCCGGCCTCGCTCTCAGGAAGCAACGAGCTGTCGTTTCGCGGTGA